From one Pararge aegeria chromosome 21, ilParAegt1.1, whole genome shotgun sequence genomic stretch:
- the LOC120633083 gene encoding gastrula zinc finger protein XlCGF7.1-like isoform X1, with protein MDINKCRLCLKTANSLITIFDGAYSKSILSSKIMNLTNVEIYPNDGLPSSICVICNQKLDECIQFINLCKKSDFDLRKKSNYTSVEESDTIKVNENANIERELSKEFQCKDRITVEDCCTKLYEQKRLAQKQQCFTCGKIMSSRFRLKTHLATHLKDKQHSCTYCKKQFTIVENLNAHLRIHTGEKPYHCATCGETFAQSSGLIVHKRKHTGQMPYQCVLCPRRFKTIGNYKYHVRVHTGERKYSCSTCGRTFITNGDLKQHIATHSGEKPHICSLCGIRFSRASNLKRHVTFLHNTEKSLSCQYCPSNFARKIDLVKHEKCHKNK; from the exons ATGGATATCAATAAATGTAGATTATGTTTAAAAACAGCTAACTCATTAATAACTATATTTGATGGCGCGTACTCGAAATCTATACTATCTtccaaaataatgaatttaacaaatgtTGAA ATATATCCTAACGACGGCCTGCCTTCTTCAATATGTGTGATTTGTAACCAAAAATTAGACGAAtgtattcaatttataaatctttGCAAAAAATCTGATTTTGATTTGAGAAAAAAGTCTAATTACACGTCAGTGGAAGAAAGCGATACAATTAAAGTAAATGAAAATGCCAATATTGAGAGAGAGTTGTCTAAAGAATTCCAATGTAAAGACCGAATTACAGTAGAGGATTGTTGCACAAAATTATATGAACAGAAAAGGCTTGCTCAAAAACAACAATGTTTCACTTGTGGAAAAATTATGTCATCAAG GTTTCGACTCAAAACTCATCTAGCTACACACTTAAAAGATAAGCAACATTCGTGTACATATTGCAAGAAACAATTTACCatagttgaaaatttaaatgcaCATTTGAGAATTCATACG GGAGAGAAACCATATCACTGTGCAACCTGTGGGGAAACCTTTGCACAATCTTCAGGGTTAATTGTACATAAACGTAAGCACACTGGTCAAATGCCATACCAGTGTGTATTGTGCCCACGTAGGTTTAAAACAATAGGCAACTATAAATATCATGTCAG GGTGCACACAGGAGAAAGGAAGTATAGCTGTAGTACGTGCGGTCGCACTTTTATCACTAATGGGGACTTAAAACAGCACATAGCAACACATAGTGGAGAAAAACCACATATTTGCTCTTTATGTGGTATAAGATTTTCGCGCGCCTCAAACCTAAAACGCCATGTGACCTTTTTGCACAATACTGAAAAATCTTTGTCATGCCAATATTGTCCTTCAAATTTTGCCCGAAAAATAGATCTTGTGAAACACGAAAAatgtcacaaaaataaataa
- the LOC120633083 gene encoding zinc finger protein 891-like isoform X2, with protein MDINKCRLCLKTANSLITIFDGAYSKSILSSKIMNLTNVEIYPNDGLPSSICVICNQKLDECIQFINLCKKSDFDLRKKSNYTSVEESDTIKVNENANIERELSKEFQCKDRITVEDCCTKLYEQKRLAQKQQCFTCGKIMSSRFRLKTHLATHLKDKQHSCTYCKKQFTIVENLNAHLRIHTGEKPYHCATCGETFAQSSGLIVHKRKHTGQMPYQCVLCPRRFKTIGNYKYHVRLKFSGCTQEKGSIAVVRAVALLSLMGT; from the exons ATGGATATCAATAAATGTAGATTATGTTTAAAAACAGCTAACTCATTAATAACTATATTTGATGGCGCGTACTCGAAATCTATACTATCTtccaaaataatgaatttaacaaatgtTGAA ATATATCCTAACGACGGCCTGCCTTCTTCAATATGTGTGATTTGTAACCAAAAATTAGACGAAtgtattcaatttataaatctttGCAAAAAATCTGATTTTGATTTGAGAAAAAAGTCTAATTACACGTCAGTGGAAGAAAGCGATACAATTAAAGTAAATGAAAATGCCAATATTGAGAGAGAGTTGTCTAAAGAATTCCAATGTAAAGACCGAATTACAGTAGAGGATTGTTGCACAAAATTATATGAACAGAAAAGGCTTGCTCAAAAACAACAATGTTTCACTTGTGGAAAAATTATGTCATCAAG GTTTCGACTCAAAACTCATCTAGCTACACACTTAAAAGATAAGCAACATTCGTGTACATATTGCAAGAAACAATTTACCatagttgaaaatttaaatgcaCATTTGAGAATTCATACG GGAGAGAAACCATATCACTGTGCAACCTGTGGGGAAACCTTTGCACAATCTTCAGGGTTAATTGTACATAAACGTAAGCACACTGGTCAAATGCCATACCAGTGTGTATTGTGCCCACGTAGGTTTAAAACAATAGGCAACTATAAATATCATGTCAGGTTG AAATTTTCAGGGTGCACACAGGAGAAAGGAAGTATAGCTGTAGTACGTGCGGTCGCACTTTTATCACTAATGGGGACTTAA
- the LOC120633083 gene encoding zinc finger protein 891-like isoform X3, producing MDINKCRLCLKTANSLITIFDGAYSKSILSSKIMNLTNVEIYPNDGLPSSICVICNQKLDECIQFINLCKKSDFDLRKKSNYTSVEESDTIKVNENANIERELSKEFQCKDRITVEDCCTKLYEQKRLAQKQQCFTCGKIMSSRFRLKTHLATHLKDKQHSCTYCKKQFTIVENLNAHLRIHTGEKPYHCATCGETFAQSSGLIVHKRKHTGQMPYQCVLCPRRFKTIGNYKYHVRNFQGAHRRKEV from the exons ATGGATATCAATAAATGTAGATTATGTTTAAAAACAGCTAACTCATTAATAACTATATTTGATGGCGCGTACTCGAAATCTATACTATCTtccaaaataatgaatttaacaaatgtTGAA ATATATCCTAACGACGGCCTGCCTTCTTCAATATGTGTGATTTGTAACCAAAAATTAGACGAAtgtattcaatttataaatctttGCAAAAAATCTGATTTTGATTTGAGAAAAAAGTCTAATTACACGTCAGTGGAAGAAAGCGATACAATTAAAGTAAATGAAAATGCCAATATTGAGAGAGAGTTGTCTAAAGAATTCCAATGTAAAGACCGAATTACAGTAGAGGATTGTTGCACAAAATTATATGAACAGAAAAGGCTTGCTCAAAAACAACAATGTTTCACTTGTGGAAAAATTATGTCATCAAG GTTTCGACTCAAAACTCATCTAGCTACACACTTAAAAGATAAGCAACATTCGTGTACATATTGCAAGAAACAATTTACCatagttgaaaatttaaatgcaCATTTGAGAATTCATACG GGAGAGAAACCATATCACTGTGCAACCTGTGGGGAAACCTTTGCACAATCTTCAGGGTTAATTGTACATAAACGTAAGCACACTGGTCAAATGCCATACCAGTGTGTATTGTGCCCACGTAGGTTTAAAACAATAGGCAACTATAAATATCATGTCAG AAATTTTCAGGGTGCACACAGGAGAAAGGAAGTATAG
- the LOC120633083 gene encoding zinc finger protein 891-like isoform X4 → MDINKCRLCLKTANSLITIFDGAYSKSILSSKIMNLTNVEIYPNDGLPSSICVICNQKLDECIQFINLCKKSDFDLRKKSNYTSVEESDTIKVNENANIERELSKEFQCKDRITVEDCCTKLYEQKRLAQKQQCFTCGKIMSSRFRLKTHLATHLKDKQHSCTYCKKQFTIVENLNAHLRIHTGEKPYHCATCGETFAQSSGLIVHKRKHTGQMPYQCVLCPRRFKTIGNYKYHVRLGAHRRKEV, encoded by the exons ATGGATATCAATAAATGTAGATTATGTTTAAAAACAGCTAACTCATTAATAACTATATTTGATGGCGCGTACTCGAAATCTATACTATCTtccaaaataatgaatttaacaaatgtTGAA ATATATCCTAACGACGGCCTGCCTTCTTCAATATGTGTGATTTGTAACCAAAAATTAGACGAAtgtattcaatttataaatctttGCAAAAAATCTGATTTTGATTTGAGAAAAAAGTCTAATTACACGTCAGTGGAAGAAAGCGATACAATTAAAGTAAATGAAAATGCCAATATTGAGAGAGAGTTGTCTAAAGAATTCCAATGTAAAGACCGAATTACAGTAGAGGATTGTTGCACAAAATTATATGAACAGAAAAGGCTTGCTCAAAAACAACAATGTTTCACTTGTGGAAAAATTATGTCATCAAG GTTTCGACTCAAAACTCATCTAGCTACACACTTAAAAGATAAGCAACATTCGTGTACATATTGCAAGAAACAATTTACCatagttgaaaatttaaatgcaCATTTGAGAATTCATACG GGAGAGAAACCATATCACTGTGCAACCTGTGGGGAAACCTTTGCACAATCTTCAGGGTTAATTGTACATAAACGTAAGCACACTGGTCAAATGCCATACCAGTGTGTATTGTGCCCACGTAGGTTTAAAACAATAGGCAACTATAAATATCATGTCAGGTTG GGTGCACACAGGAGAAAGGAAGTATAG